One window of the Pieris brassicae chromosome 2, ilPieBrab1.1, whole genome shotgun sequence genome contains the following:
- the LOC123706558 gene encoding RNA helicase aquarius isoform X2, with product MLKFYARFEISDETGDPMTDKDMALQHYSRITSLQKAAFSKFPDLRLFALANVASVDTRESLQKHFGNLSDRALRAIANYLNLIPPEGKESEAAWHRLDKQFLQELLISRHERRISQLEELNSMPLYPTEEIIWDENVVPTEIYSGENCLALPKLNLQFLTLHDYLLRNFNLFRLESTYEIRQDIEDAVYRLAPWRAEDDSVYFGGWARMAHPIQSFAVVEVAKPNIGEKAPSRVRADLTVTLSVRREIKQEWENLRKHDVCFLVTVRPTQSIGTKYDYKKSMVEQAGIVYVRGCEVEGMLDASGRVIEEGPEPRPELEGDARTFRLLLDPNQYRVDLDRASKGHEDVYETFNIVMRRKPKENNFKAVLETIRELMNTECVVPDWLHDIVLGYGDPGQAHYTRMPNEIPTLDFNDTFLDMEHLRNSFPGHEIKLKTDNPQKLVRPFKVTFDNVLRKQELGDNAMDEDEERKVIVVEPHVQPKRGPYLYNEPKKNNILFTPTQVEAIRSGMQPGLTLVVGPPGTGKTDVAVQIISNLYHNFPWQRTLVVTHSNQALNQLFEKVAELDVDERHLLRLGHGEEELQTDKDFSRYGRVNYVLAKRLELLEQVARLQRTLEAGGEAGATCELAHHFHVYHVRPRWQTFMRAVKQAKTVETISKDFPFHEFFDDAPKPLFPGKSYEEDLEIAESCYRYIDHIFEELEEFRAFELLRSGLDRSKYLLVKEAKIIAMTCTHAALKRSELVQIGFKYDNILMEESAQILEIETFIPLLLQNPQDGRSRLKRWIMIGDHHQLPPVVKNMAFQKYSNMEQSLFTRMVRLGVPYVELDAQGRARPTICNLYRWRYRALGDLGHVCRLPEYRAANAGLRYDFQLINVEDFNGAGETEPSPYFYQNLAEAEYVVAVFMYMRIVGWPAEKISILTTYNGQKHLIRDVIDKRCADNPLIGRPHKVTTVDKYQGQQNDIALISLVRTKAVGHVRDLRRLIVAASRARLGLYVFARANLFRNCFELQPTFNQLVERPLELELVPGERYPAQRSAHAVTPDALVMSIRDMPHMARYVYDLYMSTAVRPQAEREYSAPGTRRAAHTQEPTHHVSAHPGGDSDDETFTPTEIVNEIDEATG from the exons ATGTTAAAATTCTACGCGCGGTTCGAAATAAGCGACGAGACTGGCGATCCCATGACTGATAAGGACATGGCACTGCAGCATTACTCAAGGATCACATCGCTTCAG AAAGCAGCATTTTCAAAGTTCCCCGATTTGCGACTATTTGCCCTTGCTAATGTGGCGAGCGTCGACACGAGGGAATCCTTACAAAAGCATTTTGGAAATTTGAG TGATCGGGCATTACGCGCAATTGCAAATTATCTGAATCTCATACCACCCGAGGGCAAAGAGTCCGAGGCTGCTTGGCATCGTTTGGACAAACAATTCCTTCAGGAGTTATTG atatccCGACATGAACGCCGTATCTCACAGTTGGAAGAGCTGAACTCTATGCCCCTATACCCCACGGAGGAAATAATATGGGACGAAAATGTCGTCCCAACTGAAATCTATAGTGGCGAAAACTGTCTCGCACTGCCCAAACTGAATCTACAATTCCTCACTCtccatgattatttattaaggaattTTAACCTGTTCCGTTTGGAGAGTACAT ATGAGATTCGTCAGGATATAGAGGATGCGGTCTATCGATTGGCGCCGtg GCGTGCAGAAGACGACAGCGTATACTTCGGCGGTTGGGCGAGAATGGCCCACCCAATACAGAGCTTTGCTGTGGTCGAAGTGGCCAAGCCGAATATCGGCGAGAAAGCACCTTCCAGGGTCCGAGCAGATCTCACAGTCACCCTTAGTGTTAGACGAGAAATCAAGCAAGAGTGGGAAAATTTGAGGAAACACGATGTCTGTTTCCTTGTTACTGTTAGACCTACTCAGAGTATAG GAACTAAATATGACTACAAAAAGAGTATGGTGGAGCAAGCGGGAATCGTGTACGTCCGCGGCTGTGAAGTTGAAGGTATGCTGGATGCATCAGGACGGGTCATCGAGGAAGGTCCAGAACCGAGGCCGGAATTAGAAGGGGACGCCAGGACATTTCGTTTATTACTGGATCCAAACCAGTATAGGGTTGACCTTGACCGTGCGAGCAAGGGTCATGAG GATGTATACGAGACATTTAACATTGTGATGCGACGAAAACCAAAAGAAAACAACTTCAAGGCAGTGCTGGAGACAATTCGTGAGCTCATGAACACGGAGTGTGTAGTACCAGATTGGCTTCATGACATCGTCTTGGGATATGGCGACCCTGGACAGGCCCACTACACCAG GATGCCAAACGAGATTCCGACTCTGGACTTCAATGATACCTTCCTGGATATGGAGCACCTTAGGAACAGTTTCCCCGGCCACGAGATCAAGCTGAAAACTGATAATCCACAGAAACTGGTCAGGCCATTTAA AGTTACTTTCGACAACGTGTTACGTAAGCAGGAACTTGGAGATAATGCTATGGATGAAGATGAAGAACGTAAGGTCATAGTTGTGGAACCCCACGTACAGCCGAAGCGAGGGCCTTACCTCTACAATGAGCCTAAGAA GAACAATATACTGTTCACGCCGACACAAGTGGAGGCTATAAGGTCGGGAATGCAGCCTGGATTGACGTTGGTCGTCGGACCACCGGGAACAG GTAAAACGGACGTGGCTGTACAAATAATATCTAACCTCTACCACAACTTCCCATGGCAACGGACGTTGGTAGTAACTCATAGTAACCAGGCTCTCAACCAGCTCTTCGAGAAAGTGGCGGAACTAGATGTTGATGAGAGACATTTACTGCGTCTTGGTCACGGTGAAGAGGAGTTACAGACGGATAAAGATTTCTCAAG GTACGGTCGTGTAAACTACGTGTTGGCGAAGCGATTGGAGCTCTTAGAGCAAGTAGCTCGTCTCCAACGGACCCTGGAGGCTGGTGGCGAGGCTGGGGCCACGTGTGAGCTTGCTCATCATTTCCACGTGTACCATGTGCGTCCACGCTGGCAAACCTTTATGCGGGCTGTTAAACAG GCGAAAACCGTGGAAACGATTAGTAAAGACTTTCCGTTCCACGAATTCTTCGATGATGCCCCCAAACCACTGTTTCCGGGAAAATCTTATGAAGAGGACTTGGAAATTGCTGAAAGTTGCTACAG GTACATAGACCACATTTTCGAAGAACTGGAAGAATTCCGTGCGTTCGAGCTGCTTCGGTCTGGTCTCGATCGTTCCAAATATTTGTTGGTGAAGGAAGCCAAAATTATCGCCATGACGTGTACGCACGCCGCACTTAAACGATCCGAGCTGGTTCAGATTG GTTTCAAATACGACAACATCCTAATGGAAGAATCTGCTCAAATCCTTGAGATCGAGACCTTCATACCGCTGCTGCTCCAAAATCCTCAAGATGGTAGATCGCGTCTGAAGCGCTGGATCATGATCGGTGATCACCACCAACTGCCTCCAGTGGTGAAGAATATGGCCTTCCAGAAGTATTCTAATATGGAGCAGAGCCTCTTTACTAGAATGGTGCGTTTGGGTGTGCCGTATGTTGAATTGGATGCACAGGGACGAGCAAGGCCTAC TATTTGCAACCTGTATCGCTGGCGTTACCGCGCTCTTGGAGACTTGGGGCACGTGTGTCGCCTGCCCGAATACCGCGCGGCTAACGCTGGTTTGCGGTACGACTTCCAACTGATCAACGTGGAGGACTTCAATGGAGCGGGTGAAACTGAACCCAGCCCTTACTTCTACCAA AACTTAGCGGAGGCAGAGTACGTGGTAGCGGTATTTATGTACATGAGGATCGTTGGATGGCCAGCGGAGAAGATCTCCATCCTTACCACTTACAACGGACAGAAGCACCTTATTAGAGATGTCATTGATAAGAGATGCGCTGACAATCCACTTATTGGCAGACCACATAAG GTTACGACGGTGGATAAATATCAAGGTCAACAAAACGATATCGCCTTGATATCTCTGGTGCGCACTAAAGCCGTGGGTCACGTACGCGATTTGAGACGTCTGATCGTCGCGGCGTCTCGTGCTCGACTAGGTCTTTACGTGTTCGCACGCGCTAATCTCTTCAGGAATTGCTTCGAATTGCAACCTACCTTCAATcag CTAGTAGAGCGTCCGTTAGAACTCGAGTTGGTCCCCGGCGAGCGATACCCCGCGCAACGGAGCGCGCACGCAGTCACACCCGACGCGCTCGTTATGAGCATACGAGACATGCCGCATATGGCCCGCTACGTATACGACCTATATATGAGCACTGCTGTACGGCCTCAG GCCGAGCGAGAATACAGTGCGCCGGGAACGCGTCGTGCTGCGCATACGCAGGAACCC